CTGCATACAGTATGCCCAGTAAATAACTTCAGTAGTATGGCCAGACTGGTCACACTTCACTCACTTGTAGACTGATGTGGGCTGTGGACAGGTGGGAGCCTCATGCAGCTGTGTACAGGGGCACTTCTCTCAATGTTTGAAGGCTAGAAGCTGCCTCTCAGATCCCTTTGATCCACTGGTGTGCTCAGGACAACGGAGGTGACATTTAGAGCTGTTCTGGGTCTCAGGCTTGGGAAGTCTGAGAGCTGTGTGTGCCGGCAGGGTCAGCTTCCCTTATGTCTCCTTCTACCTTCCCAGCTTCCCCTTCTCAGAATCCTGCTCTTCCTCCAGAGAGATTCCCAGGAGAAAAGGGAGCAACCAATTCATTCCTGAAAGCCAGGCCTCAGGTGAGTTGTGTTCTTAATTTTTCCTCAAATGCCTGAACGATGGTTAGCTTTGCCTACTTTTCACCAAAAAGTAGCCTCTTTGTTCACTAAGGGAACTGACCCAATGCTGTCTCTGCAGGAGGCTGAGCCCATCCAAGTGAATGATGGCTCCCTGCCCTGTCCGGGGCGTTCTCTTCTTGCTGTGCACCCACTCAGATCATTTGGGCTTACTCTGGCATATTTCTGGAAAGGGCACTGTGGTGATCACCAGGTAATATGACAGCCCTGGCCTTGAAAGAGTGTCACAGCCACAGTGGGAGAGGACCCTGACACCCAGAACGCAGCCACCAGTACCAGGATGTGAATGGTTTGATGCCAAATGGAGTGGCACAGACAGGCCTTTCCATCGAGGTTCACGAAAAGGGGAATCAGCCTGTTCTGGAGAGGTTGGGAAAGCTCGTGAAGAATTGGGGACAAGCAGGTTCTGAAGGTATGGACAGGTGGGCAGGCTATTTGAGGCTAGGTCCCTGTTCAGATGTTATCTCCTCGGATTAGGGAGGAGACACACTTAACTTTACTATTTacaggctgtgtggccttggatgaGTCACCTAACCTCTCTATGCATTGGTTTGCCACCAGTAACATGTTAAGCAGGCAGCAGTAATATGAAGACTATAATAATGTtaatgatgatgaaaataattattatttatggaGAACAAAACCTGTATCAGGAACTATTCTCTACAATTTACACATACTAATTCATTTTGTCTCTAAAACATTCCCATAAATGGTTACCATTTTGAAGAATGGCAACCAAAGTGTGGAGAGGTTAACTGAAGAAGTcaaggcacagagagagaaagtaacTTGTTTGTGGTTATCTAGTTAGTGAGGAAGGGACCCCAATTTTACATCCAGGGTGTCTGGCTCTGAGATCTTAACCACTCAATCATAGAGCTGCCTCATGTGGTTGTTAGAGTCCGCTGGCAGTTCTGCTGGCAGATGGTAACTGCCTAATCCTTGTTGGCATCAGGGATCATGGTGACTGGCCCTCAAGGGGGATTCAAGTTTGTCTCTAGTGAGCTGTATGTGGAGGGGTACAAATGCCAGCCTCCGGGGTTTCCCAACATCCAGGATAGGCATGGGATTCAGGCTTGATGATAGACACTGACATTTTAACTTTCAAGCCAAAAGGGGGAACCCCCCTAGTAAGGAATTTAATCAGTAAAGTCCTAAATAGCATTTCAATCTTTTTGGCCTTGATGTACATCATTCAGAGGTTTATCAGAGCACTTAGGTGGGTTCAGTGTGGTAATGATAGCCCCACATCTCAATGGCTCGCAGTTAGAAAGagtgtctttcttctttctgctgtCTTTGTCAGTAGTGGGCTGACTGTGACTCTGCTCCAtaccctcttctctctgagtttcagGCTGAAGGGTCAACTCCCTCTGGGATATGCTCTTCTTGTATCAGAGGGAAAGAGCAGTATGAGAACCTGGGGATGGCTCTTTGGGCTTCCACTCAGAAGCGGCACATGTGGCTTCTGCTCACAACCCACTGGCTGCTACAGGTCCCGTGGCCAAACCTAATATTAATGAAGTGGGAAGTATTAGCCTCCTAGAGTGAGGATCCTGAAGGGAAGGGCAGGGATTATGTTAAGCAAATAATTCATCTATTACTATATATTTTCTTACCCATAGATGTTCACTTCCCTCTCTCCTGCACACAAAATGCCCTCCAAGAGAAATAACCCAAGAGCTGCATCCAGTCAGAGCATCATGATCAAAGTCCTGGATGGCACAATAGTCTGGATGGAGATCCTGTGGATCTGGATAACTATAAACTAAAAGGACAATTATCTGAATCCATATATCCAATATACAATGAGCAATGGGGACAGGATAGCCATGGTAGACACTCCTTTGCAGAAAGGGGAAGCATGGGAAGAGTCAGTCCCGGGTCCATAACAGTCGTGAAATTCCACTGGACAGACACTGTGAGGACCCTTGGTCTTGGGAGTGGGAAAGTCTGCAGGTTACACCCTGGTTCTGCTCCCTGGGTGGAGCTCCCCGGCCTAGTGTTTTCCTTGGCTGTTGGCTTTGCCCTTGGGAAGTTCCTTCCTTTTGATACCTCCTTGGTGTCATATGAAGATGATATTGGAGAATAAGCTTTCTTGGGGGCAAAGCAGCTTTTTCATCCTGCCGGAGTAGGTTGGTGGCCCAGGATTGTTTTAAGTGCAACTCTAAAAGACTTAATCAGCTTTTTATGAATTTGTTTCCAGTTGGCTCCATGTGTCAGTGGTTTGACCCACAGTTCTTTTTGAAATATGCCCCCTTCTTTGGCCTTAATTGTGGAGTTTTTGGATTTCCTTGGGAAATCTATACTTTTTTCACTCTGAACAATTTGGTCCCACTGAAAGCCTTTACTGGGAGCCTTTTGAAATTACTGGGAGATTTACTAGGAGCCTTTTGAAATTACTCAGAGGTTTAAACAAAAAGGTTTGACAACCACATCCATGATTTGGTCCCTGAAAATGGGCTGAGTTTTAATTAGCCGTTGTCACACAGAAGCTGATGTATATTGTCTTTGGCCAGTTGGAAATGAGAATTGGTTGTCTCCAACCCTGCAAGTCCTAGCATTTCTGGACGTTTCCTATTgccttccatttttgttttgcaaaCCACAAACTCTTGAGCTCATTTTTTCTTGTAATACTTTGTCAAACTCAGCCAATAACAACCAACTCACACTACTAATGTTATGTTTCCAGCCTCTTCTCATAACATCACAAGCTCATGCTTTCATTGTTCATCTTTCACGTTACTGAAGGCAATAGTTTCACCAAACAGTTCACCACCAAATTACATGAGTTGCCACCTTGCCAATAAGTTTCTTCACTGCCTGGCCTGGATGCCAGTGTCATctgtttttggctttttgttaTGGCAGAACTCCACTTTGAGTACCAGTTTTTTAAGGAGTCAGTATAGGCTAGTTATGCCATGATAGCAACAGCAAACCCTCAGAGACTTACACCATGAAAGGTTCCCTCTTGCCCATGTTAGGTGACAGCTGTGGCTTTGCCCACATCTTCACTCAGATCATTTGCCATTCTCAAGGCAGACAGGAAAGGACAACTGCAGAACCCCCACTGGCTCTGAAGGCTTTTGCTCACCTGTAGCTCATGTCTTTCACGTTCAGTTTGAGAAAGCAGATGACATCGCCCCAcctggggcagggggaggcaGAAGCTCAATTCTTTAGGGAGGGCCAGTGGATATTTTGGACAAATAATACAACCTATCAAAAGAAGTCACTATAGTAGTGAATTTTTCATGTTTGATTATTTTGgatgatttttatattataaaattgttACTTCAGCTTTTCTGTGGAATCAGTATCTAGAtgggatttgatttttaaatactttggGGTAAAAGTAACAGGAATTTATGGTACTTTCACCTATTTTGCTCTTTAGTGGATTGCCATACAATATAAGCTAAATGGGAGGTGTTCTAATTACCGAGATTGAAGGTGACAGGATAGTTCTGGCCAGGACCTATAGAATAATTATGCTTTATAATGGTGACCTGGGATCTAGGGTCTCATGCTCAGCTTTATAAACTTAGGAACTGAATAATGATTAGGCTTTGGGGGAAAGGATCATGCTAGTCAAACTCACAAAACTTATTGTTTCATCATAAAGCCACTTGTGATTTACTTTTGCTGAACTGTGTGCTGGCAGGCAGGTGGAGGATAAATTATCGTAAGCCCCAGATTACTTGATTTGGCCTTATTGTTGTTAAAATCATAGGTCACAAGtttcaaaaatactttattaGAAAACTGTTGATCCTTGTGCATTTGAGAATGCAAAGCATATTCATCTGTTAATTCTAATTAATTCCAATTAAATGTAACTAGATTGAGAATAAAAccttttgacaaatgaggaaatgtaTTACATTTACCTCTACCTAAGAAGAATGTTTCTGTAGGCCTGATTCACCTGAGACCCTGATTATATTTCCTAGCAGTTTCATACTGATAAGCATATAAGTGGACACTGGGTGGAATACCAAGTAGTAAGGCTGGTACAATCCCTGGAgcaccttaaaatatttttgagataacAAAACCCACAACTCTGTGGGCACTGGGATAGCTGCTGGGCACTCAGAATCCCTTCTTGCACATCCTGAGGTTCTCCTTAGATGCCTGCCTGCTCTTCTCCCCAGGGCCATGAGGGTGCTCCTTGAAGGTACAGGAGTGTCTTCTGTGTTTCAGGACCTGATGACATTTGAAGATGTGGCTGTGGAATTCACCCAGTGGGAGTGGGGGCAGCTGAACCCTGCTCAGAAGGACCTCTACAGGGAGGTGATGCTGGAGACCTTCAGGAACCTGGCCTTTCTGGGTGAGCACAAGGCCTCCAAAGCCCGAAGCCTGCCCAGCAGGACTTCTTGATTTCCTTGATGTTTAAGAGCTAGTGGTGTCTGGGCCAGTTGGCTGAGTTTTGCCCTGGGTTTCCTTGGGAAGTTTGGAATCAGACATTTACATTCTCTTTGGGGCCCAGTGATACAGTATTTCTGTTCCTAGTTCTAGGAAACATCCAGCTACTTATGGAGTTGAAATAGGAAGTTACCTGGCTGTGTTCCTGACTTTTCACAATGCCTGTTCTCTGGAGGCTTTCCACACCTACAGTATTTCTCCACCTTGAAGATGAATATCCAAAGGCTTGGCCACTGGCACACACAACCAAaatccttttccttctctaccaTCAGGCCTTCTAGTATCCAAACCATATGTGATCTGCCAGTTGGAGGAAGGGGGCGAGCCCTTCATGGTGGAGAGAGAAATCTCAACAGGAGCCCACtcaggtgagtgagtgagtgagagcaTTGCATATGATAAGGCCCAGCTGGGGTGGGAGGTAGCCCAGAGCCTTTGGTCAGGGTGCTGTCCTTTCAGAAGATGAGGTCACTTGGCAGGAGCCCTCAACTCTGGCATGTTgaattttgtaattatttctggTGTCAGGAGAGGAgatgttccttttcttttctcgtTTTTATGCTTTGTTTGGTACCCATCTCTGCCCATGCCTTCTGGGTTGTTGGTGCCACGCAGCATCACTAGATGTCTCATAATCAATGTTAGATGGATCAACAATCATACAGGGCCAGGCAATCCTAGATCAGCAGAGTTAAGGGAGTTAGTGAGGGATCAAACAGAAAAGTTGAGCACCCTAGAAATTAAGGGGTTACAGGCAAGGACAGACAGAAGATGTCAGGAAGATCCAGGTGAGGACACTTCAAGCTTGATTAAGctgagtctcaaaaaaagtgGTTCCAGGAACAAAGACTACTCCTTGACAGCTGTTGACAGCATCCCTTTGAGACCCTTGATTCTTAGGTGACTTGAGAGTACCTGGTAGGCTATATGCCTTGGAGCACAATTCTTGACTCAAAGCTTTCCTGACTGCCGTGTGTAACCCAGTCACACTGGAGGCACGTGACAGTCTATGCCAGTTCATTTCCATGAGCCAGAATCTTACCCGAGGCCAGAGTTGAAGCTCAGGAAAGTGGTGCTAAATTCCTGAGAGGATAGGCTGGGCTTTATGAGAGGAAACTAGGTTATGGCAGAGAGGGAAGATGCTGATCTCCTCTGTACTGGTACTTACTTGatcttttttccttctgaaatgaGATCAAGGGTCTGACATCTGGATCTAGTCATCCGTTTATTTAACAGTGGTATATGAGCATGGCTATGTTTCAGAATGTCCCAGGGAGCTTGTTAAACATTCAGGTTCCCAGGAGCCACATAAGACCTATTGACTCAGAAACTCTCTAACTGGCCTCTGGGACCACTGGTTAGGCATTACCAGTCATTTCCTTCTTCAGAAGTGTgcttgttgttattattttattaattttccactGTGGCTGAAACAGAGTAGCACAGACTTGGTGGCTTTAAACAGTACAAACTCATGTCATAGTtcgtaggtcagaagtctggcaCATGTATCACATGGTTCCAACCAAGATATCCACAGGGCTGTGTACCTTTCTGGAGTGGCTGGgcaccttttttcttttcatctgggTTGTTGGCAGAACCAATACCTTGCAGTTATAAAACCGAGGTCCTTGTTTTCTTGCTGGCTATAAACAGATGGGTGTTCCCAGCTTCTAGAGACTGCCAGATTACTTGGCTGAAAGTGcccctcctccatcttcaaagccagcaatggcttacacatctttctttttttttttttttttttttttttttttttttttgtatttttagtagagacggggttttactgtggtctcgatctcctgacctcgtgatccgcccgcctcggcctcccaaagtgctgggattacaagcgtgagccaccgcgcccggccttggcttACACATCTTTCTGCCCAGCCAGGAAATGCTCTCCGATTTTAAGCACTCATGATTAGATTTGACCTATTtaaataatccagaataatctccccatctccagGTCTGTgcccttaatcacatctgcaaagtcccttttgtcatGTAAGGTAACCCACTCACAGGTTCTTGTGATTACGGCATGGGCATCTTTAGGGGAGAGTTTCTCTTCCTATCATAATTATATAGAGTAATGTGATAcatgttatatgtatatgtgcataatatataataatatagggTGTGCACTAAGGTGTTAAAGGAATACTTCGTGGAGGACATGAGCTTGTCCCTGAAAGGTATGCAAAGTCTTAAAGAAAGAGAGTGGTGACAGGGGCAGTGGATATATGAGAAACAGGAAGGCAGCCAGTTTCTGTGCTCAAGGCACTTGCTGAAAGGACAGGACCTGGTAAAGTATTATAGAGCTATAGTGAAAGATTAAGGGTCTGTCCTGTAGGCACTGGAGAGCCTTTGGAAGATTAAGACTGGGAAGAAACTTAAGGAAATGGacatttggaaaagaagaaagtgaagggtTTCAGGAAACCTGGAGGTAGGAAGACTGAGTAGAATTCTGTTACAATTATGTAGGCCTGAAGAAATTGTGAGAATACAGAATCTGCACCTGGGTGACTTACAATCCTatacttgttttattgatttttgtcccCATCCCTTAAACTTAGTCTATTTCCTTGTCACCCTTCCTACTCTCCTCTCATCTTTAGTCTTTGGACTTACCTTGTGTACTGGAATCTAAACACATATCTCTCAGATTTTCTTAATCTCCAGTCATCTGCTCATCACTCATTCTTGATACTCCAAAACCATCTTCAGACATAAGCCATTATTGAGAAAATCTGTATGTCCCTTTTAGGTGTTATTTTAAAGCTTAATTATTTCACATTCATTATAGGAGCTTGCTTTTCTTGGCTGCATAGGACATTGTACATACtagaatgtcttctttttttttttttttttttaacagactggGAGAGAAGGTCTAAATCCAAGGAATCAATGCCAAGTTGGGGAATTTCCAAAGAAGAATTATTCCAGGTAGTATCAGTGGAAAAACATGTTCAAGATGTGCTGCAGTTCTCCAAGTTGAAAGCAGCCTGCAGTTGTGATGGCCAGTTAGAGATGCAGCAGATAAAACAGGAGAGACACCTGAAACAAATGTCAGCCACTCACAAATCTGCCACCACCCTTAGCAGAGATTataaatggaatggatttgggagAAGCTTAGGTTTAAGATCAGTCCTTGTTAACCAACACAGTATTCTCATGGGAGAAGGATCTTATAAATGTGATACAGAATTCAGGCAGACTTTAGGGGGAAACAACTCTCAGAGAACCCATCCAGAGAAGAAATCTtgtaaatgtaatgaatgtgggaagTCCTTTCACTTCCAGTCAGAACTTAGGCGCCATCAGCGATGTCACACTGGAGAAAAGCCCTATGAATGCAGTGACTGTGGAAGAGCCTTTGGTCATATTTCATCCCTTATTAAACATCAAAGAACTCATACTGGAGAAAAGCCCTATGAATGCAGTGAATGTGGGAGAGCCTTCAGCCAGAGTTCGTCTCTTGTTCTGCACTATAGatttcacactggagagaaaccctacaaatgtaatgaatgtggacgAGCCTTTGGTCACACTTCATCCCTTATTAAGCATCAGAGGACTCATACTGGAGAAAAGCCCTATGAATGCAGGGAATGTGGGAGAACCTTCAGCCAGAGCTCATCACTCATTGTGCATTACAGatttcatactggagagaaaccttacaaatgtaataAATGTGGGAGAGCCTTCAGCCAGAGTTCATCTCTCACTCAACATTACAGatttcacactggagagaaaccctacaaatgtaatGAGTGTGGAAGAGCCTTTGCTCATACTGCATCCCTTATTAAACATCAGAGAAGTCATGCTGGAAAAAAACCCCTATAAATTCAGTGAATATAGAAGGGCTTTCAGCTGGAGTGCAGACATCACCAGAACTTAAAGAATTCATATCAGAGAGAGATCCTGAAGGTGTAATGTATGTGGGAAGACCACATCTTGTTCCACATCAGGAAATAATTACTAAAGAGAATCCCTATCAATGTCAAGAGGGGGTGGGCTTCCCCTCTCTTGCCAAACACAGGAGAATCCATACTAGTGAGAAACCACGTGAATGTACTGCATGTGGGAAGGCTTCAATCAGAGGATGCATATTATTCAGCATCAGACAGCCAACACTGGGAGGAGCCTTATCAATGCAGTGAGTGTGGCAAGCCTTCAGTTACATACTGATTCTTTAAGAAAATCAGGTAACTTGTACTGGAGAGAAATTCTACAAGTGTGGTAAGTATGGAAAAATCTTCATTTGTATCTCTTCCTTTACCAAGCATCAAGAACACATACTAGAGAGAGGCCCTATGAAAGCAGGAAATAGAGGAAGGCCTTCAGTGGGAGCTCATCCCTTATTAAGCATCAGAAAATTCATACCTGAGAAAAACCTGTGAATGTGGGCAATGTGGGAGAGCCTTCAGCCAAACCTCATTGCTTTATAAACCCCTTAGAACTCTCCCTACTAGCTGGAAACTCTGGTGATGTGATGAGTGTGGGAAAGGCTTTGGTGGATGTTCCACCAAAACACGTTAGAGAATTTGTACATTAGAGAATTTGTGCTAGAGCAACTCTTCAAATTTAGTGAAACTGGGAAAACCCACTAGTATAGTTCAAGCCTCAGTATTCACCTCAAAGAGAAACCTTGGGAACATGATGAATGTGAGGAAAGTTCCTTTCCAActtgaaatgtataaaactagAGCTGAAAAGAAGCTGAGAAATCACTTTGTCTGGTGATTTTCTGCCTGGTGGGGCCATTTGTATAACCACACTTGTGCATTGCCTCCTCATGCTGTTGCTGACGGGGCAGGGTGTCCTGCATGGGCGCAGAGGATGGAGTCTGAGAAAGGTAGACAGCTACCCATGATCTAGCCCAGTCGTATTTTAGAGCTAATAAAACTGATGTTCAGAAAGTGACATGCCTTGGCCTATAGTCCTAACTGGTCTGGGCCTCTTTCCTCTGGTTCACAGCTGTAGTATGGATGTTAATAGACTGGACATTTCCAGTACAACACCTCCATGCACTTCTTTCTCTATAGCACCTGTTACCTTTCTTTGTGAGGCAATGGAGTGGTCTAGGATTGAGCAAAAAGCAATTTTCATTACATCCTTATGCTAATAGATTTggaatttttgaaatgaaatgaaaccttgtttaaacattaaaattactaaaataggctgggtgcggtggctcacacctgtaatctcagcactttgggaggccgaggcaggcagatcacgaggtcaggagatcgagaccatcctggctaacacggtgaaaccctgtctctactaaaaatacaaaaaaattagccaggtgtgttagtgggcacctgtagtcccagctactgggaaggctgaggcaggagaatggcgtgaatccgggaggcggagcttgcagtcagccgagatcatgctactgcactccagcctgggagacagagtgagactccgtctcaaaaaaaaaaacaaaaaaaaaaacaaaactaaaatatggGTATTATACACAATCCAGATCTCAAAAACAtgattctaagtgaaagaaggcagatgCCAGAGACCACGTATTTTCTAGTACCATTTTAGGAAATGTCCAGAAATGGCAGATCTTCAGAAACAAAGTAACTGCAAATGTTACAAGGAATCTTTTTGGGGTgacgaaaatgttctaaaactagatggtggtgatggttgaacAATTTGGTAACAtcattaaaaatcattgaattgttcactttatatGGGCAGATTTTATGAtaaatatacctcaataaaatcatttttcaaaatcaaatttaCACATATACCAACCATTGCTAAACAAATATTCCTGTTTTGTTTGTTACTTCAAGCCATCTGTGCATTTTTGgtatcactttttattttctataacagTTACCCCTACATTTACTGGGTCTCGGAACCTTGTCAGGCTCTTCTTTAAAGTTCCTACCATGTTGGCTCTGTAACTCAGGTGGAGAAGCCTAGACCAGGAGCTGGTATAGACCAAAGGATACTTGCCTAATAAGGATTAGCTTATACTGAGGGAAATCCTTTAAGTATTTAAAGTCCAGATGAGGAAGTTGAGCCCAGAATTCAGGGAACCAGCTCAAAGTGGGCCCATGCAGACAGGCTGGGTCTAAGAGTCCACAAGGTTGGCCAGGGCAGGTAGGATGCACAGGAGGCATCTGGATCTGGAAGTACTTGGAGAGCTGAGGTCAAGATGCAAGTCTTGGAGcctaaaaatcacacacagattTCTTCCCGGACAGCCAAGGTTTACAGGAGCAGAAATAGCAAATATGTTCTTGCTCCATCTCTCCCTTTTTTCCCAGTGCCCTTTTCTGTACCTACCCAGATCACTTTATACCTAGACATCTGTCACAATTTTGTAACTGGTCTTCGTCCAAAATCTGTCTCTTCTTCTCATGTATCCTTGCCATAGTTACGTAACCATACTCATCAGTTTGAACCCAGTGTCCTGCCCTCCAAAAATCCTTTGCACTGCCTACAAGATAAATCCTTACCCCCGTGTGTGGTATATAATGCTGTCTTTAGGCTGCTCCAACCTCCTGCTGCTCCTGACAGAAGCCTCCATTGCACACAACGCTCTCTTGTCATCCCTCAGACATGCCTTTCCACATCTCAGCCTGTAAACCTTTACCTTAGCCATTCTATCAGCCTGGGGCACCTTCTCTACCTACCTAAAGCCTATGTAATCAGTTAGAAACCTGTGTAAATTTCTCTTCCTTGGAGAGATGTTCTCTTGAAAACTGATATGAAGTCATATCTTACCATTTGTAATCGTTAACATACTTGTTtgtgtaagtttttaaaaatggacaatatCTAGACTTGTGGTAAATCTTATCACTGTCTTgatctatttaaataattttttatcacTTTACCACTTTCTTATTTCCTGAACCAGATGACAACAGAAAAAGTcaaatggtaaaatattttaagagatttgtTCTGAGATAAATATGAGTGACCTGTAGGCACAGTTGACCAGCATTCGCCTTAAAACAGAGACCTTAAGACTAacaaaaacagactctttgtagcaataacaACATGACAGTAAGTCCTGAGAGAAATCAAAGTGTTTTACCCCAAAATAgatttaagtctgataagaaacaagtctgacacagccccaggagatcctgagaacatgtgcccaaggtggctcttgtcaggagcagcagcagcagattgGGGCAGCCTAAAGAGGACATTATATACCAAACACGGGAGTGAGGATTTATCTTGTAAGAAGTGCAAAGGATTTTTGGAGGGCAGGACACTGGGTTCAAACTGATGAGTATGGTTAACATGGCAAGGATACGTGAGAGGAAGAGACAATTGTGCTGTCAGGCTACAGCTTGGTTTCgtgcatttttacattttagg
The window above is part of the Symphalangus syndactylus isolate Jambi chromosome 14, NHGRI_mSymSyn1-v2.1_pri, whole genome shotgun sequence genome. Proteins encoded here:
- the ZNF514 gene encoding zinc finger protein 514 isoform X2, whose protein sequence is MDSTASASPSQNPALPPERFPGEKGATNSFLKARPQDLMTFEDVAVEFTQWEWGQLNPAQKDLYREVMLETFRNLAFLGLLVSKPYVICQLEEGGEPFMVEREISTGAHSDWERRSKSKESMPSWGISKEELFQVVSVEKHVQDVLQFSKLKAACSCDGQLEMQQIKQERHLKQMSATHKSATTLSRDYKWNGFGRSLGLRSVLVNQHSILMGEGSYKCDTEFRQTLGGNNSQRTHPEKKSCKCNECGKSFHFQSELRRHQRCHTGEKPYECSDCGRAFGHISSLIKHQRTHTGEKPYECSECGRAFSQSSSLVLHYRFHTGEKPYKCNECGRAFGHTSSLIKHQRTHTGEKPYECRECGRTFSQSSSLIVHYRFHTGEKPYKCNKCGRAFSQSSSLTQHYRFHTGEKPYKCNECGRAFAHTASLIKHQRSHAGKKPL
- the ZNF514 gene encoding zinc finger protein 514 isoform X1, whose protein sequence is MDSTASGLALELAEGQEPSWGASTGPDIRRTPGRGRGIPLKASPSQNPALPPERFPGEKGATNSFLKARPQDLMTFEDVAVEFTQWEWGQLNPAQKDLYREVMLETFRNLAFLGLLVSKPYVICQLEEGGEPFMVEREISTGAHSDWERRSKSKESMPSWGISKEELFQVVSVEKHVQDVLQFSKLKAACSCDGQLEMQQIKQERHLKQMSATHKSATTLSRDYKWNGFGRSLGLRSVLVNQHSILMGEGSYKCDTEFRQTLGGNNSQRTHPEKKSCKCNECGKSFHFQSELRRHQRCHTGEKPYECSDCGRAFGHISSLIKHQRTHTGEKPYECSECGRAFSQSSSLVLHYRFHTGEKPYKCNECGRAFGHTSSLIKHQRTHTGEKPYECRECGRTFSQSSSLIVHYRFHTGEKPYKCNKCGRAFSQSSSLTQHYRFHTGEKPYKCNECGRAFAHTASLIKHQRSHAGKKPL